Proteins from a genomic interval of Mycoplasmopsis columboralis:
- a CDS encoding 23S rRNA (pseudouridine(1915)-N(3))-methyltransferase RlmH codes for MKINIIAVGSLTKDFQNLYDDYVKKISFFAKINLIEIKEQKLDNIELKIKKETQMILEKIPKGSNVIYLSLQGKQVSSEEFGNYFLDIDNTTFVIGGSNGVDEAEFTKKVNFSKMTFPHQLFRVMLVEQIYRSFTIKNNIKYHK; via the coding sequence ATGAAAATAAATATTATTGCTGTTGGGTCTTTAACTAAAGATTTTCAAAACTTATATGATGATTATGTCAAGAAAATTTCGTTTTTTGCAAAAATTAATTTAATTGAAATTAAAGAGCAAAAACTTGACAATATTGAATTAAAAATCAAAAAAGAAACTCAAATGATTTTAGAAAAAATACCTAAAGGTTCCAATGTAATTTATTTGTCATTACAAGGAAAACAAGTATCTTCTGAAGAATTTGGAAACTACTTTTTAGATATAGATAACACCACTTTTGTTATTGGTGGTTCCAATGGGGTTGATGAAGCAGAATTTACTAAAAAAGTGAATTTTTCAAAAATGACATTCCCTCATCAATTATTTAGAGTCATGTTAGTGGAGCAAATTTATAGATCTTTCACTATTAAAAACAATATTAAATATCATAAATAA